Proteins encoded together in one Pongo abelii isolate AG06213 chromosome 8, NHGRI_mPonAbe1-v2.0_pri, whole genome shotgun sequence window:
- the SPOCK2 gene encoding testican-2 isoform X4, whose translation MCISRKKLEHRIKQPTVKLHGNKDSICKPCHMAQLASVCGSDGHTYSSVCKLEQQACLSSKQLAVRCEGPCPCPTEQAATSTADGKPASWPAGQDPRLRSSLCCSTAHSPSMPCLCSAETCTGQDLADLGDRLRDWFQLLHENSKQNGSASSVASPASGLDKSLGASCKDSIGWMFSKLDTSADLFLDQMELAAINLDKYEVCIRPFFNSCDTYKDGRVSTAEWCFCFWREKPPCLAELERVQIQEAAKKKPGIFIPSCDEDGYYRKMQCDQSSGDCWCVDQLGLELTGTRTHGSPDCDDIVGFSGDFGSGVGWEDEEEKETEEAGEEAEEEEGEAGEADDGGYIW comes from the exons ATGTGCATCAGTCGCAAGAAGCTGGAGCACAG GATCAAGCAGCCCACCGTGAAACTCCATGGAAACAAAGACTCCATCTGCAAGCCCTGCCACATGGCCCAGCTTGCCTCTGTCTGCGGCTCAGATGGCCACACTTACAGCTCTGTG TGTAAGCTGGAGCAACAGGCGTGCCTGAGCAGCAAGCAGCTGGCGGTGCGATGCGagggcccctgcccctgccccacggAGCAGGCTGCCACCTCCACCGCTGATGGCAAACCAG cctcctggccTGCAGGGCAGGACCCCAGACTGAGATCGAGCCTCTGTTGCTCCACTGCACATTCGCCCTCCATGCCTTGTCTCTGTTCTGCAGAGACTTGCACTGGTCAGGACCTGGCTGACCTGGGAGATCGGCTGCGGGACTGGTTCCAGCTCCTTCATGAGAACTCCAAGCAGAATGGCTCAGCCAGCAGTGTAGCCAGCCCGGCCAGCG GGCTGGACAAGAGCCTGGGGGCCAGCTGCAAGGACTCCATTGGCTGGATGTTCTCCAAGCTGGACACCAGTGCTGACCTCTTCCTGGACCAGATGGAGCTGGCCGCCATCAACCTGGACAAGTATGAGGTCTGCATCCGTCCCTTCTTCAACTCCTGTGACACCTACAAGGATGGCCGGGTCTCTACTGCTGAGTGGTGCTTCTGCTTCTGGAGGGAGA AGCCCCCCTGCCTGGCAGAGCTGGAGCGCGTCCAGATCCAGGAGGCCGCCAAGAAGAAGCCAG GCATCTTCATCCCGAGCTGCGACGAGGATGGCTACTACCGGAAGATGCAGTGTGACCAGAGCAGCGGTGACTGCTGGTGTGTGGACCAGCTGGGCCTGGAGCTGACTGGCACACGCACGCATGGGAGCCCCGACTGCG ATGACATCGTGGGCTTCTCAGGAGACTTTGGAAGCGGTGTCGGctgggaggacgaggaggagaaGGAGACGGAGGAAGCAGGCGAGGAAGCCGAGGAGGAGGAGGGCGAGGCAGGCGAGGCTGACGACGGGGGCTACATCTGGTAG